A single genomic interval of Streptomyces graminofaciens harbors:
- a CDS encoding helix-turn-helix domain-containing protein, giving the protein MGDDYLVRIGKLIRDARQHRGWTQAQLAEALGTSQSAVNRIERGNQNISLEMIARIGEALDSEIVSLGYAGPMHLRVVGGRRLSGAIDVKTSKNACVALLCASLLNKGRTVLRRVARIEEVYRLLEVLGSIGVRTRWINDGVDLEIVPPAQLDLEAIDATAARRTRSIIMFLGPLLHRLDHFKLPYAGGCDLGTRTIEPHMIALRRFGLDITATEGLYHAEVDRSVTPGRPIVLTERGDTVTENALLAAARHAGVTVIRNASSNYMVQDLCFFLEALGVRVEGIGTTTLTVHGVPHIDVDVDYSPSEDPVEAMSLLAAAVVTESELTVRRVPIEFLEIELAVLEEMGLDHDRSPEYFADNGRTRLVDLTVRPSKLQAPIDKIHPMPFPGLNIDNVPFFAAIAAAAQGKTLIHDWVYDNRAIYLTDLNRLGGRLQLLDPHRVLVEGPTRWRAAEMMCPPALRPAVVVLLAMMAADGTSVLRNVYVINRGYEELAERLNSVGAQIETFRDI; this is encoded by the coding sequence ATGGGAGACGACTACCTCGTACGCATCGGCAAGCTCATCCGTGACGCCAGGCAGCACAGGGGCTGGACTCAGGCACAGCTGGCGGAGGCGCTCGGCACCAGTCAGAGTGCCGTCAACCGCATCGAGCGCGGCAACCAAAACATCAGCCTTGAGATGATCGCTCGAATCGGTGAGGCCCTGGACAGCGAGATCGTGTCGCTGGGGTACGCGGGTCCGATGCATCTGCGGGTGGTCGGCGGGCGCCGACTGTCCGGCGCCATCGACGTGAAGACCAGTAAGAACGCGTGCGTCGCCCTGCTCTGCGCATCCCTGCTGAACAAGGGGCGGACGGTGCTGCGGAGGGTGGCCCGGATCGAGGAGGTGTACCGCCTTCTGGAGGTGCTCGGCTCCATCGGCGTCCGCACCCGGTGGATCAACGACGGCGTCGACCTGGAGATCGTGCCCCCGGCCCAGCTGGATCTGGAGGCGATCGACGCCACGGCGGCCCGTCGTACGCGGTCCATCATCATGTTCCTCGGACCGCTGCTGCACCGCCTGGACCACTTCAAGCTGCCCTACGCCGGTGGCTGCGACCTCGGCACACGGACCATCGAGCCGCACATGATCGCGCTGCGCCGGTTCGGGCTCGACATCACCGCCACCGAGGGGCTGTACCACGCCGAGGTCGACCGGTCCGTGACCCCCGGCCGCCCGATCGTGCTGACCGAGCGCGGCGACACCGTGACCGAGAACGCGCTGCTCGCCGCCGCGCGCCACGCCGGTGTGACCGTCATCCGCAACGCCTCCTCCAACTACATGGTCCAGGACCTGTGCTTCTTCCTGGAGGCCCTAGGCGTACGGGTGGAGGGCATCGGCACCACCACGCTCACCGTGCACGGCGTGCCGCACATCGACGTGGACGTCGACTACTCGCCCTCCGAGGACCCCGTGGAGGCGATGAGCCTGCTGGCCGCCGCCGTCGTCACGGAGTCCGAACTGACCGTGCGCCGGGTGCCGATCGAGTTCCTGGAGATCGAACTGGCGGTTCTGGAGGAGATGGGTCTCGACCACGACCGCTCGCCGGAGTACTTCGCCGACAACGGCCGTACCCGTCTGGTGGACCTCACCGTCCGTCCCTCGAAACTCCAGGCGCCGATCGACAAGATCCACCCCATGCCGTTCCCCGGCCTGAACATCGACAACGTCCCGTTCTTCGCGGCCATCGCCGCCGCCGCACAGGGCAAGACCCTGATCCACGACTGGGTCTACGACAACCGGGCGATCTATCTGACCGACCTCAACCGCCTCGGCGGACGCCTCCAGCTGCTGGACCCGCACCGGGTGCTGGTCGAGGGCCCGACCCGCTGGCGCGCCGCCGAGATGATGTGCCCGCCCGCGCTGCGGCCGGCCGTGGTCGTCCTCCTCGCGATGATGGCGGCTGACGGCACGTCCGTGCTGCGCAACGTGTACGTCATCAACCGCGGCTACGAGGAGCTGGCGGAGCGGCTGAACTCGGTGGGGGCGCAGATCGAGACGTTCCGGGACATCTGA
- a CDS encoding lytic polysaccharide monooxygenase auxiliary activity family 9 protein: protein MHVPILRLRLPKRHRALFLVLLALVTTIPALGLVLSAGSGKAEAHGTPMKPGSRTFLCWQDGLTDTGEIKPINPACRSAQQVSGTTPFYNWFSVLRSDGAGRTRGFVPDGQLCSGGNTNFTGFNTPSADWPLTHLTSGANVDFSYNAWAAHPGWFYVYITKDGFDPTKTLTWNDMEAQPFLSVDHPPLNGSPGTVEANYSWRGQLPANKSGRHLIYMVWQRSDSQETFYSCSDVVFDGGNGEVTGIKEPGNPSEPVPGQCSATRRTTGSWSGGYQSEVVVTNTGDVPMLGWMVDWTLPSGQKIDSLWNGNPTYNGQAVMVHNANWNGSLAPGQSANFGYVVQGSGGDTATTLPCRVG from the coding sequence ATGCACGTGCCAATCCTGCGATTAAGGCTGCCCAAACGCCACCGGGCCCTCTTCCTCGTCCTGCTCGCCCTCGTCACCACGATCCCGGCGCTCGGCCTGGTCCTGTCGGCCGGCAGCGGCAAGGCGGAGGCCCACGGCACCCCGATGAAGCCCGGCAGCCGTACCTTCCTGTGCTGGCAGGACGGGCTGACCGACACCGGGGAGATCAAACCGATCAACCCGGCCTGTCGTTCCGCACAGCAGGTCAGCGGAACGACCCCGTTCTACAACTGGTTCTCGGTGCTCCGCTCGGACGGCGCCGGCCGCACCCGCGGCTTCGTCCCGGACGGTCAGCTGTGCAGCGGCGGCAACACCAACTTCACCGGCTTCAACACCCCGAGCGCCGACTGGCCGCTCACCCACCTCACCTCGGGCGCGAACGTCGACTTCTCCTACAACGCGTGGGCGGCGCACCCTGGTTGGTTCTACGTCTACATCACCAAGGACGGCTTCGACCCGACCAAGACGCTCACCTGGAACGACATGGAGGCGCAGCCGTTCCTGAGCGTCGACCACCCGCCGCTCAACGGCTCCCCGGGCACGGTCGAGGCCAACTACTCCTGGCGGGGACAGCTCCCGGCGAACAAGTCGGGCCGTCACCTCATCTACATGGTCTGGCAGCGCTCCGACAGCCAGGAGACCTTCTACTCCTGCTCCGACGTCGTCTTCGACGGCGGCAACGGTGAGGTGACCGGCATCAAGGAGCCCGGAAACCCCAGCGAGCCGGTACCGGGCCAGTGCTCCGCGACCCGCCGTACGACGGGCAGTTGGAGCGGCGGCTACCAGTCCGAGGTCGTCGTCACCAACACCGGCGACGTGCCCATGCTCGGCTGGATGGTCGACTGGACGCTGCCGAGCGGCCAGAAGATCGACAGCCTCTGGAACGGCAACCCCACCTACAACGGCCAGGCGGTGATGGTGCACAACGCCAACTGGAACGGCTCGCTCGCGCCAGGACAGAGCGCCAACTTCGGCTATGTGGTCCAGGGCTCGGGAGGTGATACCGCCACGACGCTGCCCTGCCGGGTGGGCTGA
- a CDS encoding sensor histidine kinase, which yields MALTTVFAQRASLLGALDERVANAAERSLGGVSVGPRDHTDLAFLREQGQAVGTLAARLDAEGNITTAEVIGSGGDPEALSSAQRAALEGIEADGSTHTRTVPGLGTYRITALTGDGLYVLTGLPMGDVQEMIGDLVTVEAVVAAVGLIVSGCVCAVVIRRQLRPLGRVAATAVEVSRSPLDRGEVTGLTRVPERDTDPGSEAGQVGAALNRMIDHVEASLAQRQRSEERMRRFLADASHELRTPLASIAGYAELMNRGTDKIEPTLAWRRISAESARMTGLVEDLLLLARLDEGRPLESTEVDLAALVAESVWDARAAGEDHNWQLSLLLDAPALVTGDEARLHQVVANLLANARVHTPAGTTVTAAVEATATSCVVRVRDDGPGIPPALLPSVFERFTRADVSRSRANPHEGGSGLGLAIVAAIVSAHGGRLDVVSEPGHTEFTIELPPAGTTELPAVDTVSAPSVPSVPV from the coding sequence ATGGCGCTCACCACGGTCTTCGCCCAGCGGGCCTCGCTGCTCGGCGCCCTCGACGAGCGGGTCGCCAACGCCGCCGAGCGCAGCCTGGGAGGTGTGAGCGTCGGCCCCCGCGACCACACCGACCTGGCGTTCCTGCGGGAGCAGGGCCAGGCCGTGGGCACCCTGGCCGCCCGGCTCGACGCGGAGGGGAACATCACCACCGCCGAGGTCATCGGTTCGGGCGGCGACCCGGAGGCCCTGAGCTCCGCCCAGCGCGCCGCGCTCGAAGGCATCGAGGCCGACGGCTCCACCCACACCCGCACGGTCCCCGGCCTCGGCACCTATCGGATCACCGCCCTGACCGGCGACGGCCTGTACGTCCTCACCGGCCTCCCCATGGGCGACGTCCAGGAGATGATCGGCGACCTGGTGACCGTCGAGGCGGTCGTCGCCGCCGTCGGCCTCATCGTCTCGGGCTGTGTCTGCGCGGTCGTCATCCGGCGACAGCTGCGCCCGCTGGGCCGGGTCGCCGCGACCGCCGTGGAGGTCTCGCGGTCCCCCCTCGACCGGGGCGAGGTCACCGGCCTGACCCGCGTCCCCGAACGCGACACCGACCCCGGCAGCGAGGCCGGCCAGGTCGGCGCCGCCCTCAACCGGATGATCGACCACGTCGAGGCCTCCCTCGCCCAGCGCCAGCGCAGCGAGGAACGCATGCGCCGCTTCCTCGCCGACGCCAGCCATGAACTCCGTACGCCGCTCGCGTCCATCGCCGGCTACGCGGAACTGATGAACCGCGGCACCGACAAGATCGAGCCGACCCTGGCCTGGCGCCGTATCTCGGCGGAGTCGGCACGGATGACGGGCCTGGTGGAGGACCTGCTGCTGCTCGCCCGCCTCGACGAGGGCCGCCCCCTGGAGTCCACCGAGGTGGACCTCGCCGCCCTGGTCGCGGAGTCGGTCTGGGACGCGCGGGCGGCGGGCGAGGACCACAACTGGCAGCTGTCCCTGCTCCTGGACGCCCCGGCCCTGGTCACCGGCGACGAGGCCCGCCTCCACCAGGTGGTGGCCAACCTGCTGGCCAACGCCCGGGTGCACACCCCTGCGGGTACGACGGTCACCGCCGCGGTGGAGGCCACGGCGACATCATGCGTCGTCCGGGTACGGGACGACGGTCCCGGCATCCCGCCCGCCCTCCTCCCCTCGGTCTTCGAACGCTTCACCCGCGCCGATGTGTCCCGCTCCCGCGCCAACCCCCACGAGGGCGGCTCGGGCCTCGGCCTCGCCATCGTCGCCGCGATCGTCTCGGCCCACGGCGGCCGCCTCGACGTGGTCAGCGAGCCCGGCCACACGGAGTTCACCATCGAACTCCCGCCCGCGGGCACCACCGAACTCCCCGCCGTCGACACCGTCTCGGCGCCCTCGGTCCCGTCCGTTCCGGTGTGA
- a CDS encoding LacI family DNA-binding transcriptional regulator — translation MVRAEKQGKQGIMAIGDKPMPRRPRPSMADVARHAGVAPQTVSRVSNGHSNVDPATRQRVVESMQALGYRPNGAARALKSGRFNTIGVITFTLDSFGNTRTLDAIAREAAHAKYAVTLIPVSDPTMGRVSGAYDRLSEAAVDGVILVFEAHLLDNAEFSLPPGVPMVVVDSDTGPGYTVVDTDQALGARQATEHLLELGHRQVWHIAGPPTSFSAAHRVESWRRTMQDAGIVPPPVLYGDWTTRSGYRHGLTLGRRPEVTAIFAANDHMALGVMRALHELGRRIPDDISVVGFDDMEEAHAFWPPLTTVRQDFAAVGRLSLQKLLSKIGRTGPDMIDKTLVPTRLVVRASTGAPPPSPEGEARRR, via the coding sequence GTGGTCAGGGCCGAGAAACAAGGGAAACAGGGGATCATGGCGATTGGGGACAAGCCCATGCCCAGACGGCCCCGGCCGTCGATGGCGGATGTCGCCCGTCACGCTGGTGTCGCGCCGCAGACAGTTTCGCGCGTGTCCAACGGCCACAGCAACGTCGACCCGGCGACCAGGCAGCGGGTCGTGGAGTCGATGCAGGCGCTGGGCTACCGGCCGAACGGAGCCGCACGCGCGCTCAAGAGCGGGCGGTTCAACACGATCGGTGTCATCACCTTCACGCTCGATTCGTTCGGAAACACGCGCACGCTCGACGCCATAGCCAGGGAAGCCGCACACGCCAAGTACGCCGTCACCCTCATCCCCGTGTCGGACCCGACCATGGGCAGGGTTTCCGGTGCCTACGACCGGCTCAGCGAGGCGGCCGTCGACGGAGTGATCCTCGTCTTCGAGGCGCATCTCCTGGACAATGCGGAGTTCAGCCTCCCACCAGGGGTTCCGATGGTGGTTGTCGACTCCGACACCGGCCCCGGTTACACCGTGGTGGACACCGATCAGGCACTGGGCGCTCGTCAGGCGACGGAACACCTGCTGGAACTCGGCCACCGGCAGGTGTGGCACATCGCCGGACCCCCGACGTCGTTCTCCGCAGCCCATCGGGTCGAGTCCTGGCGGCGCACCATGCAGGATGCCGGCATCGTCCCGCCCCCGGTGCTGTACGGCGACTGGACCACCAGATCCGGATACCGGCACGGGTTGACTCTGGGGCGGAGGCCGGAGGTCACGGCGATCTTCGCCGCGAACGATCATATGGCGCTCGGTGTCATGCGTGCCCTTCACGAGCTCGGCCGCCGGATTCCCGACGACATCAGCGTGGTGGGGTTCGACGACATGGAGGAGGCACATGCCTTCTGGCCGCCGCTGACCACCGTGCGGCAGGACTTCGCCGCGGTCGGCCGGCTCAGCCTTCAGAAGCTGCTGAGCAAGATCGGCCGCACTGGGCCTGACATGATCGACAAGACCTTGGTCCCGACCCGGCTGGTGGTCCGCGCGAGCACCGGAGCGCCGCCGCCCTCACCGGAAGGCGAAGCGCGGCGGCGCTGA
- the acnA gene encoding aconitate hydratase AcnA encodes MSANSFDARSTLQVGDESYEIFRLDKVEGSARLPYSLKVLLENLLRTEDGANITADHIRALGGWDSQAQPSQEIQFTPARVIMQDFTGVPCVVDLATMREAVKALGGDPAKVNPLSPAEMVIDHSVIADKFGTNDAFAQNVELEYGRNRERYQFLRWGQTAFDDFKVVPPGTGIVHQVNIEHLARTVMVRNGQAYPDTLVGTDSHTTMVNGLGVLGWGVGGIEAEAAMLGQPVSMLIPRVVGFKLTGELPAGTTATDLVLTITEMLRKHGVVGKFVEFYGEGVAATSLANRATIGNMSPEFGSTAAIFPIDGETLKYLKLTGRDEQQVALVEAYAKEQGLWLDPAAEPDFSEKLELDLSTIVPSIAGPKRPQDRIVLANAAQQFAQDVRNYVAEDDEAGKESFPASDAPAEHNGIPTRPTLVTAPDGSTYEIDHGAVTVAAITSCTNTSNPYVMVAAALVAKKAVEKGLTRKPWVKTTLAPGSKVVTDYFDKAGLTPYLDKVGFNLVGYGCTTCIGNSGPLPEEVSKAVNEHDLAVTSVLSGNRNFEGRINPDVKMNYLASPPLVVAYALAGSMKVDITRDALGTDQEGKPVFLADIWPSEAEVNDVVANAIGEDMFSKSYQDVFAGDAQWQALPIPTGNTFEWDAESTYVRKPPYFDGMTMETTPVSDITGARVLAKLGDSVTTDHISPAGAIKADTPAGKYLTEHGVERRDFNSYGSRRGNHEVMIRGTFANIRLRNQIAPGTEGGYTRDFTVEGAPVAFIYDASRNYIEQGVPLAILAGKEYGSGSSRDWAAKGTALLGVKAVIAESYERIHRSNLIGMGVLPLQFPEGANAESLGLTGEETFSFTGVEELNNGTTPRTVKVTTDTGVEFDAVVRIDTPGEADYYRNGGIMQYVLRSLIRK; translated from the coding sequence GTGTCGGCGAACAGCTTCGACGCCCGCAGCACGCTGCAGGTGGGCGACGAGTCGTACGAGATCTTCCGGCTGGACAAGGTGGAAGGCTCGGCCCGCCTTCCGTACAGCCTCAAGGTCCTGCTGGAGAACCTGCTCCGTACCGAGGACGGCGCGAACATCACCGCCGACCACATCCGTGCTCTTGGCGGCTGGGACTCGCAGGCCCAGCCCAGCCAGGAGATCCAGTTCACGCCGGCCCGCGTGATCATGCAGGACTTCACCGGTGTGCCCTGTGTCGTGGACCTCGCGACCATGCGTGAGGCCGTCAAGGCACTCGGCGGCGACCCGGCGAAGGTCAACCCGCTCTCCCCGGCCGAGATGGTCATCGACCACTCCGTCATCGCCGACAAGTTCGGCACGAACGACGCCTTCGCGCAGAACGTCGAGCTGGAGTACGGCCGCAACCGCGAGCGCTACCAGTTCCTGCGCTGGGGCCAGACCGCCTTCGACGACTTCAAGGTCGTCCCGCCGGGCACCGGCATCGTCCACCAGGTGAACATCGAGCACCTGGCCCGTACGGTCATGGTCCGTAACGGCCAGGCGTACCCCGACACCCTCGTCGGCACCGACTCGCACACCACCATGGTCAACGGCCTCGGCGTCCTCGGCTGGGGCGTCGGCGGCATCGAGGCCGAGGCCGCGATGCTCGGCCAGCCGGTCTCCATGCTGATCCCGCGCGTCGTCGGCTTCAAGCTCACCGGTGAGCTGCCCGCCGGCACCACCGCCACGGACCTCGTGCTCACGATCACCGAGATGCTGCGCAAGCACGGCGTCGTCGGCAAGTTCGTCGAGTTCTACGGCGAGGGTGTGGCGGCGACGAGCCTCGCCAACCGCGCCACCATCGGCAACATGTCGCCGGAGTTCGGCTCCACCGCCGCGATCTTCCCGATCGACGGCGAGACCCTGAAGTACCTGAAGCTGACGGGCCGCGACGAGCAGCAGGTCGCGCTCGTCGAGGCGTACGCCAAGGAGCAGGGCCTCTGGCTGGACCCGGCCGCCGAGCCCGACTTCTCCGAGAAGCTCGAGCTCGACCTCTCCACGATCGTCCCGTCCATCGCCGGCCCGAAGCGCCCGCAGGACCGCATCGTCCTCGCCAACGCCGCGCAGCAGTTCGCGCAGGACGTGCGCAACTACGTCGCCGAGGACGACGAGGCGGGCAAGGAGTCCTTCCCGGCCTCCGACGCCCCGGCCGAGCACAACGGCATCCCGACCCGCCCGACCCTGGTCACCGCCCCCGACGGCTCGACCTACGAGATCGACCACGGTGCGGTGACGGTCGCGGCCATCACCTCCTGCACCAACACCTCGAACCCGTACGTCATGGTCGCCGCCGCGCTGGTCGCGAAGAAGGCGGTGGAGAAGGGCCTGACCCGCAAGCCGTGGGTCAAGACCACCCTCGCCCCGGGCTCGAAGGTCGTCACCGACTACTTCGACAAGGCCGGTCTGACGCCTTACCTGGACAAGGTCGGCTTCAACCTCGTCGGTTACGGCTGCACCACCTGCATCGGCAACTCCGGCCCGCTGCCGGAGGAGGTCTCCAAGGCCGTCAACGAGCACGACCTCGCGGTCACCTCGGTCCTCTCCGGCAACCGGAACTTCGAGGGCCGGATCAACCCCGACGTCAAGATGAACTACCTGGCCTCCCCGCCGCTGGTCGTCGCGTACGCCCTCGCGGGCTCCATGAAGGTGGACATCACGCGCGACGCCCTCGGCACGGACCAGGAGGGCAAGCCGGTCTTCCTGGCCGACATCTGGCCCTCCGAGGCCGAGGTCAACGACGTCGTGGCGAACGCCATCGGCGAGGACATGTTCAGCAAGTCCTACCAGGACGTCTTCGCGGGCGACGCCCAGTGGCAGGCGCTGCCGATCCCGACCGGCAACACCTTCGAGTGGGACGCCGAGTCGACGTACGTCCGCAAGCCCCCGTACTTCGACGGCATGACGATGGAGACCACCCCGGTCTCCGACATCACCGGCGCCCGTGTGCTGGCCAAGCTGGGCGACTCGGTCACCACCGACCACATCTCCCCGGCCGGTGCCATCAAGGCCGACACCCCGGCCGGCAAGTACCTCACCGAGCACGGTGTGGAGCGTCGTGACTTCAACTCCTACGGCTCCCGCCGAGGCAACCACGAGGTCATGATCCGCGGCACGTTCGCCAACATCCGCCTGCGCAACCAGATCGCGCCGGGCACCGAGGGCGGCTACACCCGCGACTTCACCGTCGAGGGCGCGCCGGTGGCGTTCATCTACGACGCCTCCCGCAACTACATCGAGCAGGGCGTCCCGCTGGCCATCCTGGCCGGCAAGGAGTACGGCTCCGGCTCGTCCCGCGACTGGGCCGCCAAGGGCACCGCGCTCCTCGGCGTCAAGGCCGTCATCGCCGAGTCGTACGAGCGCATCCACCGCTCGAACCTCATCGGCATGGGCGTCCTCCCGCTCCAGTTCCCCGAGGGCGCCAACGCCGAGTCCCTCGGTCTGACCGGCGAGGAGACCTTCTCCTTCACCGGCGTCGAGGAGCTCAACAACGGCACCACGCCGCGCACGGTCAAGGTCACCACCGACACCGGTGTCGAGTTCGACGCGGTCGTCCGCATCGACACCCCCGGTGAGGCCGACTACTACCGCAACGGCGGCATCATGCAGTACGTGCTGCGCAGCCTGATCCGCAAGTAA
- a CDS encoding ricin-type beta-trefoil lectin domain protein: MTKTLTRSKRLTGVIMAGFGAALMLLTAPAPALAQSAASAAVKPASKGGTSDFRGVNWADPRDNYAGDAVVPSGLSVTDDYRTVYRTTGHMVRGFKKNLGANTLRLPINPATVGTAWWKSYRATIDAATAYGDKVIVSYWEANTSKDGLVDDTAAWNTMWNTVVREYKNNPRVYFEPMNEPHGYTLDQWVSVTSGWLARHKDVPRGRVVISGTGYNDNVTGVGAARALKGTLLSLHFYGFWASHTQQTEWVADLEARIGKYADRTIIDEAGSPMTTGLNYGAWDGNIYTSYLAAVTNTARSKGMGLVYWPGLRFGDAYSIESLDAEGNLVDNNASGVAQLRWGYGFGKTPPVNDLPPAPPGEVLRGVGSDRCVDVPGFSTTNGTQLDLWDCNDGGNQSWNWDADKQLTVYGNKCMTVGGTGATAGDPVVISDCSGAAAQQWNLNADLTVTSVANPELCLDAAGGGTGNGTAVDVWYCNGSSNQQWARS, encoded by the coding sequence ATGACCAAGACCCTGACGAGGTCGAAAAGATTGACCGGTGTGATCATGGCCGGCTTCGGCGCGGCACTCATGCTCCTGACCGCCCCCGCTCCCGCCCTCGCCCAGTCAGCCGCCTCGGCGGCCGTGAAGCCCGCGTCGAAGGGCGGTACCAGTGACTTCCGTGGGGTGAACTGGGCAGACCCGCGGGACAACTACGCCGGTGACGCCGTGGTGCCCAGCGGGCTGTCGGTGACCGACGACTACCGCACCGTGTACCGCACCACGGGTCACATGGTGCGCGGCTTCAAGAAGAACCTGGGCGCCAACACGCTGCGACTGCCGATCAACCCGGCGACCGTCGGCACCGCCTGGTGGAAGTCGTACCGGGCGACGATAGACGCGGCCACGGCCTACGGCGACAAGGTCATCGTCAGCTACTGGGAGGCCAACACCAGCAAGGACGGCCTGGTCGACGACACGGCCGCCTGGAACACCATGTGGAACACCGTGGTGCGGGAGTACAAGAACAACCCGCGGGTCTACTTCGAGCCCATGAACGAGCCGCACGGCTACACCCTGGACCAGTGGGTGTCCGTCACCAGTGGCTGGCTGGCCCGGCACAAGGACGTCCCGCGCGGCCGTGTCGTGATCAGCGGTACCGGCTACAACGACAACGTCACCGGTGTCGGCGCGGCACGCGCACTGAAGGGAACGCTGCTGTCGCTGCACTTCTACGGGTTCTGGGCCAGCCACACCCAGCAGACGGAATGGGTCGCCGACCTCGAAGCCCGGATCGGGAAGTACGCCGACCGGACCATCATCGACGAGGCCGGCTCCCCGATGACCACAGGTCTGAACTACGGCGCGTGGGACGGCAACATCTACACGTCGTATCTCGCGGCCGTCACCAACACCGCCCGTAGCAAGGGGATGGGGCTGGTGTACTGGCCGGGGCTGAGGTTCGGCGACGCCTACTCGATCGAGTCGCTGGACGCCGAGGGCAACCTGGTGGACAACAACGCCAGCGGAGTCGCGCAGCTGCGCTGGGGCTACGGCTTCGGCAAGACCCCGCCCGTCAACGACCTGCCGCCCGCGCCTCCCGGTGAGGTCCTGCGCGGAGTGGGCTCCGACCGCTGCGTGGACGTGCCCGGCTTCAGTACGACCAACGGCACCCAACTCGACCTCTGGGACTGCAACGACGGCGGCAACCAGTCCTGGAACTGGGACGCGGACAAACAACTCACCGTCTACGGCAACAAGTGCATGACGGTGGGAGGCACCGGAGCCACGGCTGGAGATCCCGTGGTCATCTCCGACTGCAGCGGCGCGGCGGCACAACAGTGGAACCTGAACGCGGACCTCACGGTGACCAGCGTCGCCAACCCGGAGCTCTGCCTGGACGCAGCTGGAGGCGGCACCGGCAACGGCACGGCGGTCGACGTCTGGTACTGCAACGGAAGCAGCAACCAGCAGTGGGCCAGGAGCTGA
- a CDS encoding response regulator transcription factor, with amino-acid sequence MAGISATRNGRVRVLIVDDEPGLTQLLSVAVTEAGWRPYPAADGQSALKAARGCAPHAVVLDGMLPDLDGLQVLRRLRHENPKLPVLMLTARDALEHRIDGLSAGADDYVTKPFSLEEVVLRLRGLLRRAGVEESRPSDDRALVLGDLVLTEESREVHRDGTPVRLTAKEFDLLSLMLSHPRQVLSKAQILDHVWSSSFDGGGNLVEVYISSLRRKIDKGRAPMIHTVRGVGYAIRAGEDGR; translated from the coding sequence ATGGCAGGCATCTCCGCGACCCGAAACGGCCGAGTCCGCGTCCTCATCGTCGACGACGAACCCGGACTCACCCAACTGCTGTCCGTGGCCGTCACCGAGGCGGGCTGGCGCCCCTACCCGGCGGCCGACGGACAGAGCGCGCTCAAGGCCGCCCGCGGCTGCGCCCCGCACGCCGTCGTCCTCGACGGGATGCTGCCCGACCTCGACGGCCTCCAGGTGCTGCGGCGGCTGCGCCACGAGAACCCGAAGCTGCCGGTGCTCATGCTCACCGCCCGGGACGCGCTGGAGCACCGTATCGACGGACTCTCGGCGGGCGCGGACGACTACGTGACCAAGCCGTTCTCCCTGGAGGAGGTCGTCCTGCGGCTGCGCGGGCTGCTGCGCCGGGCCGGCGTCGAGGAGAGCAGGCCGTCGGACGACCGCGCCCTCGTGCTCGGCGATCTCGTCCTCACCGAGGAGAGCCGCGAGGTGCACCGCGACGGTACGCCGGTCCGGCTGACCGCCAAGGAGTTCGACCTGCTCAGCCTGATGCTGAGCCACCCGCGCCAGGTGCTGAGCAAGGCCCAGATCCTCGACCACGTCTGGAGCAGCTCCTTCGACGGCGGCGGAAACCTGGTGGAGGTCTACATCTCCAGCCTCCGCCGCAAGATCGACAAGGGCAGGGCGCCGATGATCCACACGGTGCGCGGGGTCGGATACGCGATCCGGGCGGGGGAGGACGGAAGATGA